The proteins below are encoded in one region of Fimbriimonadaceae bacterium:
- a CDS encoding sodium/proton-translocating pyrophosphatase has translation MPTLARLPRRLLGGAMLLAPVAALASEANVRLSFRPQDQIYLIVSLVIGIISIIAALAFRSHVIAQSPGNEKMQEVGKAIHEGALAYLGQQFRLMVVFIVVLAIGLYALYQGDYGATVATFVAVCFVLGVLASYVAGFVGMDMAVRANMRAAAAALTSNKRSLEVAFRAGAVAGLMTVGMGLIGATLILWLGQSDAMKYLIGFGFGGSLAALFMRVGGGIYTKAADVGADLVGKVEAGIPEDDPRNPAVIADNVGDNVGDCAGMAADVFESYEVTLVSAIVLGAATAVLFDTETWMRLVLFALMARGVGIIASIVGVLMVKGSDNVDTDPLKPITFGFQGSALLAAVLTFGLAYMMLGGVPSVGGPVVTNLVTTRAQKEFDEISRIKDIQKELAVSKNVPLYEVTAADIENDKRAQELFPVKAELQQAVSRALFTPEDQIKAPEPTEGFSPVDWSDTKRPLLTYATTEQQRPDNPAQAPPEPTTMSLADRLSKGDMRYYKLSVEFDVPAAPGSDAKPEKQTQTFYYGPTRKDDFDKLVKQAQDQGQKIKVEGDFPIKYMTTRTGKLVVGIVDNKSEVPIHKVAGPPITYYEAPVAKIKELQEKQKASPQTQVPMPQMQTAEVVGVREVPVPYFKFFGCVFFGIIMAFLFERLTDYYVSLHKKPVREVAAVATAGPAPMIIQGIALGKESAVMSLFAIVACLIAPLLIFPASEYGSYILSFYGIALVGLGLLTTTGYILAMDTFGPISDNAQGVFEMSGAGADNPTASKGIQRLDAAGNTTKALTKGFAIATAVVAAVALFHAFVESAMLNGIGMRLDVPEIFLGLLIGGAAPYLFAAFSINAVGRAAFQLINEVRRQFRSDPGIMAGTSKPDYARCVAIVTSAAQKELLGPGILAIALPVMVAFGFSIGKAPTEIGGQLYNLTGAQALGGFLAGTILSGQLLAVMLANSGGIWDNAKKLIEDGLHGGKGTEAHKAGVVCDTVGDPFKDTAGPALNPLIKVMNLIALLLVPAIIAPLKQEVLIVITVVSAIFLVIAFAMSKRSSLGSEMAAIESSTPPSA, from the coding sequence ATGCCAACGCTCGCACGACTCCCGAGACGCCTTTTGGGGGGAGCCATGCTCCTCGCACCGGTCGCCGCACTGGCCTCAGAAGCTAACGTCCGCCTGAGTTTTCGCCCGCAAGACCAGATTTACCTGATCGTCTCGCTGGTCATCGGCATCATTTCGATCATCGCCGCCTTAGCCTTCCGCTCGCATGTCATTGCCCAATCGCCGGGCAATGAAAAGATGCAGGAAGTCGGCAAAGCGATCCACGAGGGGGCCCTCGCCTACCTTGGACAACAGTTCCGACTTATGGTCGTGTTCATCGTCGTCCTCGCGATCGGGCTATACGCGCTTTACCAAGGCGACTACGGCGCGACGGTCGCCACCTTCGTCGCCGTGTGTTTCGTCCTCGGCGTCTTGGCCTCTTACGTCGCGGGCTTCGTCGGCATGGACATGGCCGTCCGCGCGAACATGCGGGCCGCCGCCGCCGCCCTCACGAGCAACAAACGGAGCCTTGAAGTCGCGTTCCGCGCTGGCGCCGTCGCCGGCCTCATGACGGTCGGCATGGGCTTGATCGGCGCCACGCTGATCCTCTGGCTCGGCCAGAGCGACGCGATGAAGTACCTCATCGGCTTCGGTTTCGGCGGCTCCTTGGCCGCCCTTTTCATGCGCGTCGGCGGCGGTATCTATACCAAAGCGGCCGACGTCGGCGCCGACCTGGTCGGTAAGGTCGAGGCGGGCATCCCCGAGGACGACCCGCGAAACCCGGCCGTCATCGCCGACAACGTCGGCGATAACGTCGGCGACTGCGCCGGCATGGCGGCCGACGTCTTCGAGTCTTACGAAGTCACCCTCGTTTCCGCGATCGTCCTGGGCGCCGCCACGGCCGTCCTCTTCGACACCGAGACGTGGATGCGGCTCGTCCTTTTCGCCCTCATGGCGCGCGGCGTCGGCATCATCGCTTCGATCGTCGGGGTTCTGATGGTGAAGGGCAGCGACAACGTAGACACCGACCCGCTGAAGCCGATCACCTTCGGTTTCCAGGGTTCGGCGCTCCTCGCAGCCGTCCTCACATTCGGCCTGGCCTACATGATGCTGGGCGGCGTCCCGAGCGTCGGCGGGCCGGTCGTCACCAACCTGGTGACCACCCGGGCCCAGAAGGAGTTCGACGAGATTTCCCGCATCAAGGACATTCAAAAGGAGCTGGCCGTCAGCAAGAACGTGCCGCTCTACGAAGTCACCGCCGCGGACATCGAGAACGACAAGCGCGCGCAAGAACTCTTCCCCGTCAAGGCCGAGCTCCAGCAGGCGGTCTCTCGAGCGCTCTTCACGCCTGAAGACCAGATCAAGGCGCCCGAGCCGACCGAGGGCTTTTCGCCTGTCGACTGGTCGGACACCAAGCGCCCGCTCCTGACCTACGCCACCACCGAGCAGCAGCGGCCGGACAACCCGGCCCAAGCACCGCCGGAGCCGACGACGATGTCGCTCGCCGACCGCCTTTCGAAGGGCGACATGCGGTACTACAAGCTCTCGGTCGAGTTCGACGTCCCGGCTGCGCCGGGCAGCGACGCCAAGCCCGAGAAGCAGACCCAGACCTTCTACTACGGCCCCACCCGCAAGGACGACTTCGACAAGCTGGTCAAGCAGGCGCAGGACCAAGGGCAGAAGATCAAGGTCGAGGGCGACTTCCCGATCAAGTACATGACGACCCGGACGGGCAAGCTTGTCGTCGGCATCGTCGACAACAAGAGCGAGGTGCCGATCCACAAGGTCGCCGGCCCTCCGATCACCTACTACGAAGCCCCGGTCGCCAAGATCAAGGAGCTGCAGGAAAAGCAGAAGGCGAGCCCGCAGACCCAGGTGCCGATGCCCCAGATGCAGACGGCCGAGGTCGTCGGGGTCCGAGAGGTGCCCGTGCCGTACTTCAAGTTCTTCGGCTGCGTCTTCTTCGGGATCATCATGGCGTTCCTCTTTGAGCGCCTGACCGACTACTACGTCTCGCTCCACAAGAAGCCGGTGCGCGAAGTTGCTGCGGTCGCCACCGCCGGCCCCGCCCCGATGATCATCCAGGGCATCGCCCTCGGAAAGGAATCGGCCGTGATGAGCCTCTTCGCGATCGTCGCGTGTCTCATCGCCCCGCTTCTCATCTTCCCCGCCAGCGAGTACGGCAGCTACATCCTGTCGTTCTACGGCATCGCGTTGGTCGGCCTCGGCCTCCTGACGACGACCGGCTACATCCTGGCGATGGACACCTTCGGCCCCATCAGCGACAACGCCCAGGGCGTGTTCGAGATGTCGGGCGCCGGAGCGGACAACCCGACCGCCAGCAAGGGCATCCAGCGGCTGGATGCGGCGGGCAACACGACCAAGGCTCTCACCAAGGGCTTCGCGATCGCCACTGCGGTCGTCGCGGCGGTCGCGCTGTTCCACGCCTTCGTCGAATCCGCCATGCTCAACGGCATCGGCATGCGCCTGGACGTGCCCGAGATCTTCCTTGGGCTCCTCATCGGCGGCGCCGCCCCCTACCTGTTCGCCGCCTTCTCGATCAACGCGGTCGGCCGAGCGGCCTTCCAGCTGATCAACGAGGTGCGCAGGCAGTTCCGAAGCGATCCGGGCATCATGGCCGGGACGTCGAAGCCGGACTACGCACGGTGCGTGGCGATCGTCACCTCCGCGGCGCAGAAGGAGCTTCTCGGCCCAGGCATCCTCGCGATCGCCCTGCCCGTCATGGTCGCCTTCGGCTTCTCGATCGGGAAGGCCCCGACCGAAATCGGAGGCCAGCTCTATAACCTGACCGGCGCCCAGGCGCTCGGCGGCTTCCTCGCCGGCACCATCCTCAGCGGCCAGCTCCTGGCCGTGATGCTCGCCAACTCTGGCGGTATCTGGGACAACGCGAAGAAGCTCATCGAGGACGGCCTCCACGGGGGCAAAGGGACGGAAGCCCACAAGGCCGGCGTCGTCTGCGACACGGTCGGCGACCCGTTCAAGGACACCGCGGGCCCTGCCCTCAACCCGCTGATCAAGGTCATGAACTTGATCGCGCTGCTCCTCGTGCCGGCGATCATCGCGCCGCTCAAGCAAGAGGTGCTCATCGTGATCACCGTCGTCTCCGCGATCTTCCTGGTCATCGCGTTCGCGATGTCCAAGCGGAGTTCGCTGGGCAGCGAGATGGCCGCGATCGAGAGCTCCACGCCCCCCAGCGCTTAA
- a CDS encoding TlpA family protein disulfide reductase produces the protein MTLLTKSAAVLLGIAALSFAAQAGANDVKELQGKAIPAFTMTTIDGKTVSSNSLKGKPYVLDFWATWCGPCKKATPFMQSLYSEFGSKGLVVVGANGLEDTKGAGPASSYAKEHKLGYVMTHSNDALMQKWGVTGVPTIMFVDKTGKVRKVYVGFADSLKAEMKALVADMVAGK, from the coding sequence ATGACTCTTCTCACTAAATCCGCCGCCGTTCTCTTGGGGATCGCCGCCCTCAGTTTTGCCGCCCAGGCAGGCGCCAATGACGTCAAGGAGCTGCAAGGAAAGGCCATCCCTGCCTTCACCATGACCACCATTGACGGCAAGACCGTCTCCAGCAACTCGCTGAAGGGTAAGCCGTACGTGCTCGACTTCTGGGCCACCTGGTGCGGCCCCTGCAAGAAGGCCACCCCGTTCATGCAGAGCCTCTACAGCGAATTCGGCTCCAAGGGCCTGGTCGTCGTCGGGGCCAACGGCCTTGAGGACACCAAGGGCGCAGGCCCGGCCAGCAGCTATGCCAAGGAGCACAAGCTGGGCTACGTGATGACCCACTCCAACGACGCTTTGATGCAGAAGTGGGGCGTGACCGGCGTGCCGACCATCATGTTCGTCGATAAGACGGGCAAGGTCCGCAAGGTCTACGTTGGCTTCGCCGACAGCCTGAAGGCCGAGATGAAGGCGCTGGTCGCCGACATGGTCGCCGGTAAGTAA